One window from the genome of Anolis sagrei isolate rAnoSag1 chromosome 4, rAnoSag1.mat, whole genome shotgun sequence encodes:
- the ANKRD46 gene encoding ankyrin repeat domain-containing protein 46 has translation MSYVFVNDSSQTSVPLLQACIDGDFNYSKRLLESGFDPNIRDSRGRTGLHLAAARGNVDISQLLHKFGADLLATDYQGNTALHLCGHVDTIQFLVSNGLKIDICNHQGATPLVLAKRRGVNKDVIRLLESLEEQEVKGFNRGAHSKLETMQTAESESAMESHSLLNPNLQQGEGVLSSFRTTWQEFVEDLGFWRVLLLIFVIALLSLGIAYYVSGVLPFVENQPELLH, from the exons ATGTCCTATGTGTTTGTAAATGATTCTTCCCAGACAAGTGTGCCTTTGCTGCAAGCTTGCATTGATGGAGACTTTAATTATTCCAAGAGACTCCTGGAGAGTGGCTTTGATCCAAACATTCGTGACAGCCGAGGGCGAACAGGGCTCCACTTAGCAGCAGCTCGTGGAAACGTAGACATCAGTCAGCTGTTACACAAATTTGGTGCTGATCTTCTGGCTACCGACTACCAAGGTAACACAGCCCTTCACCTGTGTGGGCATGTGGATACCATTCAGTTCCTGGTTTCCAATGGACTCAAAATAGATATTTG CAACCACCAAGGTGCAACCCCTCTTGTCTTGGCAAAAAGAAGAGGGGTCAATAAAGATGTGATCCGGTTGCTGGAATCTTTGGAGGAGCAAGAAGTTAAAGGATTCAATAGAGGAGCTCATTCAAAGCTGGAAACTATGCAGACAGCTGAAAGCGAAAG TGCAATGGAGAGCCATTCCCTTCTCAATCCCAACCTGCAGCAAGGTGAAGGAGTTCTCTCCAGCTTCCGAACAACTTGGCAAGAGTTTGTGGAGGACCTTGGCTTCTGGCGAGTGCTGCTCTTGATCTTTGTCATCGCCTTGCTCTCCCTTGGGATTGCATACTATGTCAGTGGAGTGCTTCCTTTTGTAGAAAATCAGCCCGAACTGCTCCATTAA